A single genomic interval of Arachis duranensis cultivar V14167 chromosome 7, aradu.V14167.gnm2.J7QH, whole genome shotgun sequence harbors:
- the LOC107457764 gene encoding serine/threonine-protein phosphatase PP1 isozyme 4 gives MSNAGQQQQQQGIDEAILDDIIRRLTEVRLARPGKQVQLSEAEIKQLCVASRDIFLQQPNLLELEAPIKICGDIHGQYSDLLRLFEYGGLPPSANYLFLGDYVDRGKQSLETICLLLAYKIKYPENFFLLRGNHECASINRIYGFYDECKRRFNVRLWKAFTDSFNCLPVAALIDDKILCMHGGLSPELTNLDQIRNLPRPTAIPDTGLLCDLLWSDPGRDVKGWGMNDRGVSYTFGPDKVAEFLTKHDLDLICRAHQVVEDGYEFFAERQLVTIFSAPNYCGEFDNAGAMMSVDENLMCSFQILKPAEKKIKFGMANKI, from the exons ATGAGCAACGCAGGAcaacagcaacagcaacaaGGGATTGATGAAGCAATTCTTGACGACATAATCCGCCGCCTTACGGAGGTCCGATTGGCCAGACCTGGAAAGCAGGTTCAGCTCTCTGAAGCCGAGATCAAGCAGCTTTGTGTTGCTTCCAGAGACATCTTCCTTCAACAGCCTAATTTGTTAGAACTCGAAGCCCCCATCAAGATTTGTG GTGATATTCATGGGCAGTACAGTGATTTGTTGAGGCTCTTTGAGTATGGAGGTTTACCTCCCAGTGCTAATTATCTCTTTTTAGGAGACTATGTCGATCGCGGGAAGCAGAGCTTGGAAACTATATGCCTCTTGCTTGCCTATAAAATCAAGTATCCGGAAAACTTTTTCTTGTTGAGGGGAAATCATGAGTGTGCTTCCATCAATAGGATATATGGATTCTACGACGAATGTAAGCGGAGGTTCAATGTGCGGCTCTGGAAAGCCTTTACGGATTCTTTTAATTGTCTGCCTGTGGCAGCCCTTATAGATGATAAAATACTGTGCATGCATGGTGGCCTTTCCCCTGAACTCACAAACTTGGATCAAATTAGGAATTTGCCGCGTCCTACTGCTATTCCAGACACTGGCTTGCTTTGTGATCTGCTTTGGTCTGATCCGGGTAGAGATGTGAAGGGTTGGGGTATGAATGACAGAGGAGTTTCTTACACATTTGGCCCGGATAAGGTTGCGGAGTTTTTGACAAAGCATGACTTGGACCTTATTTGTCGTGCTCATCAG GTTGTAGAGGATGGATATGAATTTTTTGCTGAAAGGCAACTTGTTACAATATTTTCGGCTCCAAACTACTGTGGCGAGTTTGACAATGCTGGTGCCATGATGAGTGTAGATGAAAACTTGATGTGTTCCTTTC